A single window of Nicotiana sylvestris chromosome 5, ASM39365v2, whole genome shotgun sequence DNA harbors:
- the LOC138869134 gene encoding uncharacterized protein has translation MKSDPSTRRSSVLCKFHQERGHKTEDCIGLRQEVVRMLNQGYLKELLSDKGRANFSRGRDSSQGPPKPPSPARTIQMIIGGRDYTVINHVKFTTAYKLKRTVAHKRYNDLEVSIIFDKSDADGLSFPHYDALVITLRIADTDVKRIMVDDGSGACIVHPRVLMQMRLEDKIIPRCITLTGFNNAVERTFGEIVLPFLAGGVTLETTFHVMNQETTYNAIIRRPWIHVMRAVPSSFYQVIKFPTPWVIFSI, from the coding sequence ATGAAATCGGACCCAAGCACCAGGAGGTCGAGTGTCCTCTGCAAATTCCACCAAGAAAGGGGACACAAGACTGAAGATTGCATAGGTCTACGGCAGGAAGTAGTTAGGATGTTGAATCAGggatacctgaaagaactgctCAGCGATAAAGGAAGGGCCAACTTCTCCAGGGGGCGCGATTCGTCCCAAGGACCTCCAAAGCCACCATCGCCAGCGCGCACCATACAGATGATCATTGGCGGTAGAGACTACacggtaatcaaccatgtgaagttcaccaccGCGTATAAACTCAAACGAACGGTCGCCCACAAACGGTATAATGACCTCGAAGTCAGTATCATCTTTGATAAGTCAGATGccgacggtttgtctttccctcactatgatgctttggttataactttacgcatCGCCGATACAGATGTAAAAAGAATCATGGTGGATGACGGAAGCGGTGCGTGTATTGTTCACCCACGAGTTCTCATGCAAATGAGGCTtgaggataaaataataccacgttgcataacactaacgggttttaataatgcagtagaGCGGACGTTCGGAGAAATAGTGCTGCCTTTCCTAGCAGGAGGAGTCACCCTGGAAACAACATTCCACGTCATGAATCAGGAAACAACTTATAACGCCATCATAaggcgaccatggatacacgtCATGCGAGCCGTCCCTTCAAGCTTCTATCAAGtgatcaaatttcccaccccGTGGGTGATATTCAGCATCTGA
- the LOC104246011 gene encoding uncharacterized protein, protein MPPYLKIYDGTTDPEDHLIHYVTAVKGNDLSKEQVPSVMLKKFGETLTGGALTWYSQLLARSISTFEEMADKFATAHAGAKKAETRVNDIFAVRQTTGEGLWDFLARFNRVRMSLLNVSEGMAVTAFQNGLNRNRSKATKKLLSRLMKYPPTTLEEIHNAYCAEVRAYEDDLNGPIQRLTSVQTEARRDRRNDGQRDQPLRFNRERHQPYV, encoded by the coding sequence atgccgccatacttgaaaatatacgACGGGACCACAGACCCAGAGGACCATTTAATCCATTATGTTACTGCGGTGAAGGGCAACGATCTGTCAAAGGAACAGGTACCATCTGTGATGCTAAAAAAGTTCGGAGAAACTTTGACAGGGGGAGCATTGACATGGTACTCCCAGCTACTGGCACGATCAATATCAACGTTTGAAGAGATGGCGGACAAATTCGCCACCGCTCATGCAGGGGCGAAGAAGGCTGAAACTAGGGTTAATGATATCTTCGCCGTCAGGCAAACGACGGGCGAGGGACTTTGGGACTTCTTGGCCCGATTCAACAGAGTAAGGATGAGCCTTCTAAACGTGTCAGAAGGGATGGCAGTGACagcctttcaaaatgggttaaacaggAACAGATCAAAGGCAACCAAAAAATTGCTCAgcagactcatgaagtaccccccCACCACATTGGAAGAGATTCATAACGCCTATTGCGCCGAGGTAAGAGCATATGAGGACGATCTGAATGGACCGATTCAGCGATTAACGTCAGTTCAGACCGAGGCAAGGAGAGATCGACGTAACGATGGACAAAGAGATCAACCCCTAcgtttcaatcgagaaaggcatcaGCCCTATGTCTGA
- the LOC104246013 gene encoding uncharacterized protein, with the protein MDMFAKAYDVKVWIIIKKGNYTLPATTPPLADPEDIDSYTKEQMEVVRVYNKARNLLHNAISGEEYEKISSCDTTKEICDKREVTYEGISKVKEKNINMPVHDYELFSMKE; encoded by the coding sequence ATGGATATGTTTGCCAAAGCTTATGACGTCAAAGTTTGGAtaatcatcaaaaagggaaactATACCTTACCAGCTACCACTCCACCACTTGCTGATCCTGAAGATATAGATTCATATACAAAAGAGCAAATGGAAGTGGTACGAGTTTACAACAAAGCAAGAAATTTGCTTCATAACGCTATAAGTGGTGAAGAATATGAGAAAATCTCAAGTTGTGACACAACCAAAGAAATATGTGACAAACGTGAGGTCACTTATGAAGGAATCAGCAAAGTAAAGGAAAAAAATATCAACATGCCGGTCCATGATTACGAACTCTTTTCAATGAAAGAATGA